The Pan troglodytes isolate AG18354 chromosome 8, NHGRI_mPanTro3-v2.0_pri, whole genome shotgun sequence genome window below encodes:
- the LOC134807084 gene encoding putative uncharacterized protein FLJ44672 yields MQPGETAVPAEAAMWEAEAGPPQIGLSRPTCSLPASSPGPALPPGCVSRPDSGLPTPSLDSAPAQLPAALVGPPLPEAKLPRPSSGLTVASPGSAPALRWQGRWAPLGPAWASRRPLQAQIVLKSASPGPAPASRRPLQAQVVVKSAWNWAWKSSKSAFPGPAPSSRRPLQVQNFLESASPGPAPPASQWPLSAQTSSWLLAAFPGPAFDFWWPLQAQKLTSSGPLQARPPASRRPAWAWTHSRLTADSPCPASSCLIAASRVQSSCLSAASAGPAPACQRPL; encoded by the coding sequence ATGCAGCCAGGAGAAACAGCtgtgcctgcagaggccgccatgtgggaggcggaggccggGCCTCCTCAAATcggcctctccagacccacttgcagcctcccggcgtcctccccgggcccagctcttcctcccggctgtgtctccaggcctgactctggcctcccaacaccgtctttggactcagctcctgcccagctcccagcggCCCTGGTAGGCCCACCACTTCCcgaagccaagctccccaggcccagctcaggcctcacggtggcctctccaggctcagctcctgccctccgatggcaaggtcggtgggctcctctaggcccagcttgggcctcccggcggcctctgcaggcccaaatcgtcctgaagtcggcctctccaggcccagctccggcctcccggcggcctctgcaggcccaagtcgtcGTCAAGTCGGCCTGGAattgggcctggaagagcagcaagtcggccttcccgggcccagctccgtcctctcggcggcctctccaggtgcaaaacttcctcgagtcagcctctccaggcccagctcctcctgcctcccagtggcctctttcagccCAGACCAGCTCATGGCTCTtggcggccttcccaggccccgcttttgacttttggtggcctcttcaggcccagaaGTTGACCTCCAGTGGGCCTTTgcaggcccggcctcctgcctctcgaaGGCCTGCATGGGCCTGGACTCACAGCAGACTCACAGCGgactctccatgcccagctagctcTTGCCTCATTGCGGCCTCCcgagtccaaagctcctgcctctcggccgcttcggcaggcccagctcccgcctgccagcggcctctttag